The genomic DNA CCCTGGCCTCCTTCCGCGAGGGTATTCGCCATTTCCAGCGCCTCTTTGGCATCGCACCCGAGGCTGTGGCCTATGATCTGCATCCCGACTATCTGGCGACCCGCTATGCGCTGGACAGCGACATAGAGCTGCGCCTTGGCGTCCAGCATCACCATGCCCACATCGCCAGTGTCCTGGCCGAGCACGGCCTGAGTGGGCCGGTGATCGGCATTGCTGCCGACGGGACGGGCTACGGTACCGATGGGGCGATCTGGGGCTGTGAGATCCTGCTGGCCGATCTCTGCGGCTTCGAGCGCCTGGCCCATCTGGCCTATGTGCCGCTCCCTGGAGGAGAGCAGGCGGTCCGCCAGCCGTGGCGCATGGCGGCGGTCTATCTGGCGCAGACCTACGGCGAGCGCTTTCTCACCCTTGACATCCCCTTCGCGCGGCGTCTCGACCGCAGCACCTGGCGCATTCTGGCGCAGATGATCGCGCGCGGCCTCAACTCGCCGCTGACTTCCAGTCTGGGGCGCCTCTTCGATGCCGTCGCCGCCATCCTCGGCCTGCGCGACGAGGTGTTCTATGAAGGCCAGGCGGCCATCGAGCTGGAGATGCTCGCCAGCGCTGTGCCACCCGACGACCAGCCGTCTTATCCCTACGCTCTCCTGCGTCCTGGTCAGGGACCACTTCAGATAGACGTTTCTCCCCTGCTCACCGCGCTGGTCGATGATCTCCAGCGCGGCGGTGAAGTGGCGCGTCTGGCTCGTCGCTTTCATCGCTCGCTGGTGGTCATGTTCAGCGACCTTTGCCAGCGGATCAGGGAGCGCACTGGTCTCTCCCAGGTCGCACTCAGCGGCGGCGTCTTTCAGAACCGCCTGCTTCTGGAAGAACTGGTCAACGACTTGCAAGCCAACGGCTTTCACGTCTATCTCAATCGCCGTGTCCCCCCGAACGATGGCGGTTTGAGTCTGGGGCAACTGGCCGTCGCGGCGGCCCGCCTGGCGGCGGGGAGTGAATGCAGCTCTGTATCTGCAAAGTGAACCGGCGTGAGAACCGGGCCGGCCTTTGACAGCTGCCATCAGCCGCGCAGGCTCAGCGTGCACAGGAGCGCGACGTCCTGGTTGGTTGCCACAATCCAAGAGAGGAGCCAGTCCGATGTGTCTGGGAATTCCTGGTCAAGTGCTTGAAATCGTAGACGAGGCCAACTCGATTGCGCGTGTTGACGTCTCGGGCGTCAAGCGCAACGTCAGTGTTGCCCTGGTGCGCTCGGAAGGAATTGCCCCCGGCGACTGGGTGCTCATCCACGTCGGCTTTGCCATGAGCAAAATCGATGAAGTGGAGGCGCAGGAGACGCTCAAAGCGCTCCAGCTAATGGGGGACGTCTACACCGATGAGCTGAAGCTTCTGGGCTCCAGCCAGATCGAGTAGTGATGAGGGAGGAGGACGATCAGCGCATGTCTCCAGAGGCGCAAGAACCGCTTGAGGCCGTACTAGAGCGGCGCTTTGGCCTCAGTACCAGTCTACCGGCGCTCTTCTTTGAGCGCGAGGCGCCGCGCATCGCCGAAGCCTGCTGGGCGATGGCCCGCCGCTTTCATCAAGGTGGGCGCCTGCTGGCCTTTGGCAATGGGGCCTGGGCCTCCGACGCACAACACGTCTCGGTCGAATTCGTCCATCCGGTCATTGTCGGCAAGCGCGCTTTACCGGCTCTGGCCCTGACCAACGATAGTGCCACGCTCAGCGGCCTCATGGCTGGCGGACGGACTGACAGGCCCTTTAGCGAACAGCTGCGTGTCCTGGCGCGGCCCCAGGATATCGCCCTCGGCTTCTCGCCAGACGGGTGCTGTGCCAACGTCCTGGCCGCCCTGGCGCAGGCGCGGCAGATGGGCCTGCTCACCCTGGCAATGCTAGGCGGCGATGGAGGGTTGATCACTGCCGAGGCCGTCGACTATCGCTTTGTCGTGCCCGCCGACGATCCGCTGGTCATCCAGGAGGTCCATGAAACGCTCTATCACGTCCTCTGGGAACTGGTGCATGTCTTTTTC from Thermogemmatispora onikobensis includes the following:
- a CDS encoding HypC/HybG/HupF family hydrogenase formation chaperone, which encodes MCLGIPGQVLEIVDEANSIARVDVSGVKRNVSVALVRSEGIAPGDWVLIHVGFAMSKIDEVEAQETLKALQLMGDVYTDELKLLGSSQIE
- a CDS encoding D-sedoheptulose-7-phosphate isomerase, with the protein product MSPEAQEPLEAVLERRFGLSTSLPALFFEREAPRIAEACWAMARRFHQGGRLLAFGNGAWASDAQHVSVEFVHPVIVGKRALPALALTNDSATLSGLMAGGRTDRPFSEQLRVLARPQDIALGFSPDGCCANVLAALAQARQMGLLTLAMLGGDGGLITAEAVDYRFVVPADDPLVIQEVHETLYHVLWELVHVFFEHEGLLQ